Proteins found in one Dermacentor silvarum isolate Dsil-2018 chromosome 8, BIME_Dsil_1.4, whole genome shotgun sequence genomic segment:
- the LOC119461909 gene encoding uncharacterized protein LOC119461909 isoform X2 translates to MPGSMVSSEGAASFGDPVEVVQGDRIRPKAIYRSRQFRLMSVDSTRYRWRCTVSNCSSRLMTDKFDEKHVLYSFKEHDENEHRAAEERRHSDKTFKSQVMKKVGEFLYVPEKTVGDIKCWRCRYVSCSARCRTSLDGKQLLNGPTPHTCQSFTREEQARPPHDQSLSSQHTPIGLSQGVAGTSTDASEHQREQRNENAAEHAENLSAFSPDVILCERPTLRFQASSTAVNASATESDGDSRSAHETTSRTAEVAGVPHAEAGQSHRVPSLFGSQKWTSTPTKPREAATSVEEADMVASFDINSDDDTLDEDERSRRGDDEYNDAEGHLRSRLRYGENNMSSIRSAANSAQALEMMSSSCTCAEQKLRVTIYQQISAVLSMEADLLREQMRNEVRRGRLLVSQIKKGPSAAE, encoded by the exons ATGCCCGGCTCCATGGTTTCCAGCGAAGGCGCCGCGTCCTTCGGAGACCCCGTCGAAGTCGTGCAGGGTGACCGCATCAGGCCGAAAGCTATCTACCGCAGCCGGCAGTTTCGGCTTATGAGCGTGGACTCCACGCGTTATCGGTGGCGTTGTACTGTGTCTAACTGCTCGTCGCGGCTCATGACTGACAAGTTCGATGAAAAGCACGTGCTGTACAGCTTCAAGGAACACGATGAAAACGAGCACCGCGCTGCCGAAGAACGGAGACACTCCGATAAAACCTTCAAAAGTCAGGTAA TGAAGAAGGTCGGCGAATTCCTATACGTGCCGGAGAAGACTGTCGGAGACATAAAGTGCTGGCGCTGCCGGTACGTGAGCTGCTCCGCACGGTGTCGCACCAGCCTCGACGGCAAGCAGCTGCTGAACGGGCCAACGCCGCACACATGCCAGTCATTCACCAGGGAAGAGCAAGCCAG GCCGCCGCATGACCAATCTCTCTCGAGTCAACACACGCCTATAGGTCTAAGCCAAGGTGTGGCAGGTACCAGCACAGATGCTAGCGAACACCAACGGGAGCAGCGCAATGAGAATGCAGCCGAGCACGCAGAAAATTTGTCAGCGTTTAGCCCGGATGTTATCTTGTGTGAACGGCCTACGCTTCGCTTTCAAGCATCATCGACAGCCGTTAATGCGAGTGCTACCGAATCCGATGGGGATAGTAGATCAGCCCATGAGACCACCTCAAGGACCGCAGAGGTAGCTGGCGTACCACACGCGGAAGCAGGCCAATCACATCGCGTCCCGAGCCTCTTCGGCAGTCAGAAATGGACCAGCACACCAACGAAACCCCGTGAGGCAGCCACAAGTGTCGAGGAAGCCGACATGGTTGCGTCGTTTGACATTAACAGCGACGATGACACATTGGACGAGGACGAACGCTCAAGAAGAGGTGACGACGAATACAACGATGCCGAGGGGCATCTGCGTTCGCGCTTGAGATACGGTGAGAACAACATGTCAAGCATCAGGAGTGCCGCGAACTCCGCGCAAGCGCTGGAAATGATGTCCAGCTCGTGCACATGCGCCGAGCAGAAGCTCCGAGTAACGATTTATCAGCAGATTTCCGCTGTGCTAAGTATGGAGGCAGATTTGCTGAGGGAACAGATGCGCAACGAGGTCCGCAGAGGCAGGCTGCTCGTTAGCCAGATAAAGAAAGGGCCCTCTGCGGCAGAGTGA
- the LOC119461909 gene encoding uncharacterized protein LOC119461909 isoform X1, which produces MPGSMVSSEGAASFGDPVEVVQGDRIRPKAIYRSRQFRLMSVDSTRYRWRCTVSNCSSRLMTDKFDEKHVLYSFKEHDENEHRAAEERRHSDKTFKSQVVKKVGEFLYVPEKTVGDIKCWRCRYVSCSARCRTSLDGKQLLNGPTPHTCQSFTREEQARPPHDQSLSSQHTPIGLSQGVAGTSTDASEHQREQRNENAAEHAENLSAFSPDVILCERPTLRFQASSTAVNASATESDGDSRSAHETTSRTAEVAGVPHAEAGQSHRVPSLFGSQKWTSTPTKPREAATSVEEADMVASFDINSDDDTLDEDERSRRGDDEYNDAEGHLRSRLRYGENNMSSIRSAANSAQALEMMSSSCTCAEQKLRVTIYQQISAVLSMEADLLREQMRNEVRRGRLLVSQIKKGPSAAE; this is translated from the exons ATGCCCGGCTCCATGGTTTCCAGCGAAGGCGCCGCGTCCTTCGGAGACCCCGTCGAAGTCGTGCAGGGTGACCGCATCAGGCCGAAAGCTATCTACCGCAGCCGGCAGTTTCGGCTTATGAGCGTGGACTCCACGCGTTATCGGTGGCGTTGTACTGTGTCTAACTGCTCGTCGCGGCTCATGACTGACAAGTTCGATGAAAAGCACGTGCTGTACAGCTTCAAGGAACACGATGAAAACGAGCACCGCGCTGCCGAAGAACGGAGACACTCCGATAAAACCTTCAAAAGTCAG GTAGTGAAGAAGGTCGGCGAATTCCTATACGTGCCGGAGAAGACTGTCGGAGACATAAAGTGCTGGCGCTGCCGGTACGTGAGCTGCTCCGCACGGTGTCGCACCAGCCTCGACGGCAAGCAGCTGCTGAACGGGCCAACGCCGCACACATGCCAGTCATTCACCAGGGAAGAGCAAGCCAG GCCGCCGCATGACCAATCTCTCTCGAGTCAACACACGCCTATAGGTCTAAGCCAAGGTGTGGCAGGTACCAGCACAGATGCTAGCGAACACCAACGGGAGCAGCGCAATGAGAATGCAGCCGAGCACGCAGAAAATTTGTCAGCGTTTAGCCCGGATGTTATCTTGTGTGAACGGCCTACGCTTCGCTTTCAAGCATCATCGACAGCCGTTAATGCGAGTGCTACCGAATCCGATGGGGATAGTAGATCAGCCCATGAGACCACCTCAAGGACCGCAGAGGTAGCTGGCGTACCACACGCGGAAGCAGGCCAATCACATCGCGTCCCGAGCCTCTTCGGCAGTCAGAAATGGACCAGCACACCAACGAAACCCCGTGAGGCAGCCACAAGTGTCGAGGAAGCCGACATGGTTGCGTCGTTTGACATTAACAGCGACGATGACACATTGGACGAGGACGAACGCTCAAGAAGAGGTGACGACGAATACAACGATGCCGAGGGGCATCTGCGTTCGCGCTTGAGATACGGTGAGAACAACATGTCAAGCATCAGGAGTGCCGCGAACTCCGCGCAAGCGCTGGAAATGATGTCCAGCTCGTGCACATGCGCCGAGCAGAAGCTCCGAGTAACGATTTATCAGCAGATTTCCGCTGTGCTAAGTATGGAGGCAGATTTGCTGAGGGAACAGATGCGCAACGAGGTCCGCAGAGGCAGGCTGCTCGTTAGCCAGATAAAGAAAGGGCCCTCTGCGGCAGAGTGA